The sequence GTGACGAGCCGCAACGACGCGGCGCGCAAGGCGCGAGCGGCCGGCATGGGCGAGTGAAGGCGCAACCGAGGGCAGGAGTGGGCCGGGTCGTCACCAGCGGTAGTAACGCGCGAACCGGATCTACCTACCTCTAGGGCACCGACCGAAGACGATCCGCCGGTGAGAGATGCCGAGGCATGTCGGATGCCAACCGTGGCCCGCGCGAAGCGGCCCTGACCCTCGCCTGCCGGAGGAACCAGCCCCAACGGAACCCAGCATGCTTCGATCGGCGGCAACCCTGACTACTATTTCGTAGTCAGCGAGCTTGACTACCTTTTAGTAGTCGCCTATGATGACTACGATCTGGTAGTCAGGAGGCGTGGATGGAGTTCACAGGCAAGGTCACCAGCGCCGAGTCGCTGGGAAGGATACTGCAACAGGCCCGCCTGCTAAGGGGCCTGAGCCAACGCGAGCTCGCCGAGCGCCTTGGCACCACGCAACGCTACATCTGGGAGATCGAGGCCGGCAAACCCTCCATCTTCATGGCGCGGCTGTTCGCCATGATGCGCGAAGTCGACGTCGAGCTCTCCGCCACCATCAGATCGCCCGAGAAGCATGGCTGACCTGGCCGTAGAA is a genomic window of Trueperaceae bacterium containing:
- a CDS encoding helix-turn-helix transcriptional regulator, whose protein sequence is MEFTGKVTSAESLGRILQQARLLRGLSQRELAERLGTTQRYIWEIEAGKPSIFMARLFAMMREVDVELSATIRSPEKHG